A stretch of Primulina tabacum isolate GXHZ01 chromosome 13, ASM2559414v2, whole genome shotgun sequence DNA encodes these proteins:
- the LOC142522304 gene encoding uncharacterized protein LOC142522304 produces the protein MAFPMPKFSTFSTDFSYVPQNSSSVLPPIFRSPQFRYNCCYKSPRFCYKLKCCYAAAKEERSGGSSTTKKRKKHSSKNSIDNLIEDDFVIGKTDGGGRVEVLESPSQSENASLLLPNPPAGFVLDERGRVLKASNKRVATIVDSTNNSPLECVVRRIFRNSQGDECMLLCPVDTPVQILKSVNVEGWSAVSDEEVEAILPTAAYALAKIHMHLVYSGFCYTARGGFCYTEEDIFEVHTDSAEDVDGLATEGIEIVCFHLDGSHYMIYTPSDPLLFVAVKDKNGVLQIADDELLDDPAVISSIDEETEFNALVEEEAALFESLIGKR, from the exons ATGGCATTCCCCATGCCCAAATTTTCAACCTTTTCAACAGATTTTTCATATGTCCCGCAAAATTCTTCAAGTGTACTGCCTCCCATTTTTCGCTCTCCTCAATTCAGGTACAACTGTTGCTACAAAAGTCCAAGATTTTGTTACAAATTGAAGTGTTGTTACGCCGCCGCAAAGGAGGAACGAAGTGGAGGGTCTTCGACGACGAAGAAGAGAAAGAAGCACAGTAGCAAAAATAGCATCgataatttgattgaagatGATTTTGTGATTGGAAAAACCGATGGTGGTGGTAGGGTGGAGGTGCTAGAGTCACCGTCGCAGTCGGAGAACGCATCGCTTCTGCTTCCGAATCCGCCTGCGGGTTTTGTGTTGGACGAGCGAGGGAGAGTTTTGAAAGCTTCTAATAAGCGTGTTGCCACCATT GTCGATTCCACCAATAACTCCCCGCTGGAGTGCGTTGTAAGGAGGATATTTAGAAATTCACAGGGAGATGAATGTATGCTACTGTGCCCAGTTGACAC ACCTGTTCAGATTCTGAAGAGCGTCAATGTTGAAGGATGGTCTGCG GTAAGTGATGAAGAAGTAGAAGCCATTCTTCCTACTGCAGCTTACGCCCTTGCCAAAATTCATATGCATTTGGTATACAGTGG ATTTTGCTATACAGCACGAGGCGGGTTTTGCTACACCGAAGAAGACATTTTTGAAGTTCATACTG ACAGTGCTGAAGATGTAGATGGTTTGGCGACTGAAGGCATTGAAATTGTGTGCTTCCATCTG GATGGTTCCCACTATATGATCTATACACCTTCTGACCCTCTTCTGTTTGTTGCTGTGAAG GATAAAAATGGGGTGTTACAGATAGCTGATGAT GAACTTTTGGATGATCCCGCCGTAATTAGCTCCATAGATGAGGAGACTGAATTCAACGCGTTAGTG GAAGAAGAAGCTGCTctttttgaatctttaattggaaAAAGGTGA